The DNA window ATTTGACATACTGGTCTCGAGGAAGACATCCACATGATGCCCTTCACCTACAGGTCTTTTCTAAATAACTTCCTTGCGTCTTACCCATAAAGTCTTGGATAGTGAAGTTCTGGAACTCGGAGGACAGGATCAGCACGGAGTTGTTCAGAGTGTTCAACCTGCCATTGATGCTGTTGAGCTGCTTATTGTGAAGCTTATCAAACCAGGCGGTGTGAGTCCTCAGGGTGTTGTTCACCtcatgcacacagttccacaggccCGACACATGCTTGTTGAGGGATTCCTTTATCTTATGCAAGCTTCCTGACACGGTATCAAGCTTGATGCAGACGTTCTCCAGCTTAGAGACTCTGTCCTCCAGACCTCCTGAAGATCGCCTGCACTCCTggctctcctctatcaccatgttgCCAAAACTGTTGATCTCTTTCTGGAAGACATGGAATCTCTCAGTGTTGTCCTTAATATGGTCGGTCACCTCCTCCTGAAGTTTATTAATCTCAGAGATGAGTTTGTGTTTGGTTGTCCCAAGGTCATGGATGTCCGTCTCGTGTTTCTCCACGCTTTCTTGTAGATCTTTAACGCTGTCGTTCAAGGATGTAAAGGTTACGATGATATTGGAAAGTTCTCCCTGTAAATGCTTCAGTTCTCCACTAGAACTTCCTCCAAAGACAGTGAAGCCATCCAGAGGTTTGTTGGAGCCGCTCAGGCCCTCCTCAGCTTTCTTGTGAATTGCCTGACAGGTGGCTGTGCACTCATCCACCTGTTCCTTCAGCTTGCCCACTTCTTCTTGCAGGTTGGAGCACACCTGTCCACAGCTCCTGTAGTCAAACTGTATCATCTTCTTGAGGGTGGCGATATCATTCTCCATGTCTAGCATCTTCCCATTAGTGTCATTCTGATACTGagcaatatttagatcaaatctGTCCAAATCATCCAAGATGGTGGATGTAAATCTGTCCTGGGCATCCTTTAGGTCATTGTATAACTTTGTAAAGGAGTCTCCGCTGGAATCCACAAAGGTCTTGACATTACTCAGCTCATCGTCCAGGTCACTGAGTGTCCCTTGCAATTTGCTACCAGATCCTCTCAGCTCTGTGATATCAGAATGGAAAATCTGGATCTGGTTGGAGTTCTGCTTCACCCTGTTCTCTAGATCAGAGATGGCTTGAGTCACATCTGAGCTTTGCTTGTTGCATTGGTCCCTGCAATGGTGGACGGAGCTGGTCACCTGGCTGCTCAGGATCTGGACATCTCCATCAACTTTTTTAATGCGATCTTCATTCTTTCCAACTCGATCTTTCAGGGCATCAATATCATGAGAGAAATCCAGCATTTTCTGCTCCATCAGGTCTCGGAATCCAGAACTGTTGCCCAGCTCTGTGAGCAAGATGTTTATCTTGTAGTCGTTGCCTTGAATGCGATTCCTTAAATCATCTTTCAGTTTATCGATCTCATCCTGGAAATAGGTCTTCATCTCATCTCTGTAGTGGTAATAATGTTCCTCCAAGGTCCTCCTGGTGGTGTTCATTCGCCCCTCAATATCTGACAGGCGGCTGTTTAGGTTAGTGTCCGTGGGTTTGATCTCATTGTTGTTACCTTCCCCTATTTCCTTGTCTAGACGGACGGTCAGGGCCACCACAGATCCAGACAAGGTGTCTGCTCTTCTTTCAGCTTCACCAACTCTTCTGCGCAGATCAGTGACTTCTGAGCAGCAATCTTTTGGCAACCGACTTGTCAGCTCCACTACCCGTGACTGGATATTCTGCACGGCTTCTCTGTTTCTTTGGTCCACAGAGTTGATCAGCTTCTCCAGTCCTCGTAGACGGTCTCTGTCATCATTGTTTTGATTACGGAGGCCATCTACTCCCGAGAGGCAGGCTGAACATGACTGCAGCATCCTTCTTTCCACTTCTTGTAAGATGTCTCCTCTCAGGTCTGTAACAGAATCGGCATTGACTGAGGGCTTGTTGTGATTGAGGTTTCCAAGCTCTTGATCATGATCCTTCACCTTCATGTCCAGGTTTGTCAGTAGCGTTTGAATATCATTGAGTTTGTCTGACATATCGGACTGGCTAGAGGCAGAATCTGCCGGCTGCTTCCCATTCAACACATTTTCCACAGTCAGACGAATCTCAGACTGGAACTTCTCATTCATCCCCTGCATTGTAGACTGCAAGTTCTGCAGTTCCTTGGTCAGACGTTGCACTTTGTCCTCCAGCTGCTTCACTTTCTCAGAGTCTCCCTGACCTGCCAGAAACAGTAATGCAGAGAGTATTACAATGTGGGCTGAAACATGTACCACAGGCATCCTTACAAGGATAGATTGACATCCAGTAATACCTCATATTAGGAGACCTTTCTGGTGACCACATATTAGGAGGATTGGAAGCTTGTAGAGAAGACAGAACCCAGAGAGAAACTGCAAAGAGtgagagagaaggtaagaaaatgCAGATCCAGAAGGAAACCAAAGATGGGAACACATAGACAGGTCAGGACCTTAACAGGAGGAGATAGTCCAGGGGACACGGAAGAAGAGAGAGTCCAGGGCGCAGTGGAAGAGAGAGTCCAAGGTGTAGAAGGAGAGAATCCAGGACACAGGAGAAGACAGCTGAGGAGAAAATCACAGGACGTGGTCTGTCTGCAGCCATAGGGCAATGTGTCTTAAATGACCAGATAGTTGAAATTCACATGAAGAGTGAAGTCAGAAGAGAACAAGCGTGGTCCTCAGGTGTCACAACAATCTCAGAAGTATCAACAATTACCAACATAAGGAGACTATATACCTTAGATAGCTGGTGGATGAGCTTATTTGGAGGGCAACTATTCCCCCCAACCCCTTATCTGAGTATGCATGTGAAACAGAAAAGAATATGGGGAGAAGAGAAGGGGGGATCAATAGAGAAAATAAGGAGGAGTCAGGGGAGCACAGAAGGAGGAGTCAGAGTAGCACGGAAGAGGAAGTCAGAGGAGCACAGGAGGAGGAGTCAGAGTAGCACAGAAGGAGGAGTCAGAGCAGCACGGAAGAGGAAGTCAGAGGAGCACAGGAGGAGGAGTCAGAGGcgaacatgaggaggaggaggaggagcacaggagggggagtcagaggagcacaggaggaggagtcagaggagcacaggagggggagtCAGAGGAGAACAGAAGGGGGAGTCAGAGGAGAACAGAAGGGGGAGTCAGAGGAGCACAGAAGGAAGAGTCAGAGGAGAACAGAAGGAGGAGTCAGAGCAGCACGGAAGAGGAAGTCAGAGGAGCACAGAAGGGGGAGTCAGAGGcgaacatgaggaggaggaggaggagcacaggagggggagtcagaggagcacaggagggggTGTCAGAGGAGCACAGGAGGAGGAGTCAGAGGAGAACAGAAGGAAGAGTCAGAGGAGAACAGAAGGAAGAGTCAGAGGAACACAGGAGGGGGAGTCagaggagcacaggagggggagtcagaggagcacaggagggggtgtcagaggagcacaggagggggagtCAGAGGAGAACAGAAGGAAGAGTCAGAGGAACACAGGAGGGGGAATCagaggagcacaggagggggagtCAGAGGAGAACAGAAGGGGGAGTCAGAGGAACACAGGAGGGGGAATCagaggagcacaggagggggagtcagaggagaacagaagggggagtcagaggagcacaggagggggtgtcagaggagcacaggagggggagtCAGAGGAGAACAGAAGGGGGAGTCAGAGGAGCACAGAAGGAAGAGTCAGAGGAGAACAGAAGGGGGAGTCAGAGGAGAACAGAAGGGGGAGTCAGAGGAGAACAGAAGGGGGAGTCAGAGGAGCACAGAAGGAGGAGTCAGAGGAGCACAGAAGGAAGAGTCAGAGGAGAACAGAAGGAAGAGTCAGAGGAACACAGGAGGGGGAATCagaggagcacaggagggggagtCAGAGGAGAACAGAAGGGGGAGTCAGAGGAACACAGGAGGGGGAATCagaggagcacaggagggggagtcagaggagaacagaagggggagtcagaggagcacaggagggggTGTCAGAGGAGCACAGAAGGAAGAGTCAGAGGAGAACAGAAGGGGGAGTCAGAGGAGAACAGAAGGGGGAGTCAGAGGAGAACAGAAGGGGGAGTCAGAGGAGCACAGAAGGAAGAGTCAGAGGAACACAGGAGGGGGAATCagaggagcacaggagggggagtCAGAGGAGAACAGAAGGGGGAGTCAGAGGAGCACAGAAGGAAGAGTCAGAGGAGAACAGAAGGGGGAGTCAGAGGAGAACAGAAGGGGGAGTCAGAGGAGAACAGAAGGGGGAGTCAGAGGAGCACAGAAGGAAGAGTCagaggagcacaggagggggagtCAGAGGAGAACAGAAGGGGGAGTCAGAGGAGCACAGAAGGAAGAGTCAGAGGAGAACAGAAGGGGGAGTCAGAGGAGCACAGAAGGAAGAGTCAGAGGAGAACAGAAGGAGGAGTCAGAGGAGCACAGAAGGAAGAGTCAGAGGAGAACAGAAGGGGGAGTCAGAGGAGAACAGAAGGGGGAGTCAGAGGAGCACAGAAGGAAGAGTCagaggagcacaggagggggagtCAGAGGAGCACAGAAGGAAGAGTCagaggagcacaggagggggagtCAGAGGAACACAGGAGGGGGAATCagaggagcacaggagggggagtcagaggagcacaggagggggagtCAGAGGAGAACAGAAGGGGGAGTCAGAGGAGCACAGAAGGAAGAGTCagaggagcacaggagggggagtCAGAGGAGAACAGAAGGGGGAGTCAGAGGAGCACAGAAGGAAGAGTCAGAGGAGAACAGAAGGAGGAGTCAGAGGAGAACAGAAGGGGGAGTCAGAGGAACACAGGAGGGGGAATCagaggagcacaggagggggagtCAGAGGAACACAGGAGGGGGAATCagaggagcacaggagggggagtCAGAGGAACACAGAAGGAAGAGTCagaggagcacaggagggggagtcagaggagcacaggagggggagtCAGAGGAGAACAGAAGGAGGAGTCAGAGGAGCACAGAAGGAAGAGTCAGAGGAGAACAGAAGGAGGAGTCAGAGGAGCACAGGAGGAAGAGTCAGAGGAGAACAGAAGGAGGAGTCAGAGGAGCACAGAAGGAAGAGTCAGAGGAGAACAGAAGGAGGAGTCAGAGGAGCACAGAAGGAAGAGTCAGAGGAGAACAGAAGGAGGAGTCAGAGGAGCACAGGAGGAAGAGTCAGAGGAGAACAGAAGGAGGAGTCAGAGGAGCACAGAAGGAAGAGTCAGAGGAGAACAGAAGGAGGAGTAAGAGGAGAACAGAAGGAGGAGTCagaggagcacaggagggggagtCAGAGGAGCACAGGAGGAAGAGTCAGAGGAACACAGGAGGGGGAGTCAGAGGAGAACAGAAGGGGGAGTCAGAGGAGAACAGAAGGGGGAGTCAGAGGAACACAGGAGGGGGAATCagaggagcacaggagggggagtCAGAGGAACACAGAAGGAAGAGTCagaggagcacaggagggggagtcagaggagcacaggaggaggagtcagaggagcacaggaggagtcagaggagcacaggaggaagagtcagaggagcacaggagggggagtCAGAGGAGCACAGGAGGAAGAGTCAGAGGAACACAGGAGGGGGAGTCAGAGGAGAACAGAAGGGGGAGTCAGAGGAGAACAGAAGGGGGAGTCAGAGGAACACAGGAGGGGGAATCagaggagcacaggagggggagtCA is part of the Leptodactylus fuscus isolate aLepFus1 chromosome 3, aLepFus1.hap2, whole genome shotgun sequence genome and encodes:
- the EMILIN1 gene encoding EMILIN-1; this encodes MSLQLFTVIMMEKSKVLCFVAYLLYISGAHATNYPPRYNLYTGGAAPQGQVMTAQGVTQPQNGLRAASRHRNWCAYVVTRTVTCMVEDGVEAYVKPEYQPCVWGQIQCPRTVQYRSYMRPRYKIAYKTVTDMEWKCCHGYSGDDCTEGPANGGHITTTTRPRPRPVRPGFSGSNGGGHLSGSGGQGDSEKVKQLEDKVQRLTKELQNLQSTMQGMNEKFQSEIRLTVENVLNGKQPADSASSQSDMSDKLNDIQTLLTNLDMKVKDHDQELGNLNHNKPSVNADSVTDLRGDILQEVERRMLQSCSACLSGVDGLRNQNNDDRDRLRGLEKLINSVDQRNREAVQNIQSRVVELTSRLPKDCCSEVTDLRRRVGEAERRADTLSGSVVALTVRLDKEIGEGNNNEIKPTDTNLNSRLSDIEGRMNTTRRTLEEHYYHYRDEMKTYFQDEIDKLKDDLRNRIQGNDYKINILLTELGNSSGFRDLMEQKMLDFSHDIDALKDRVGKNEDRIKKVDGDVQILSSQVTSSVHHCRDQCNKQSSDVTQAISDLENRVKQNSNQIQIFHSDITELRGSGSKLQGTLSDLDDELSNVKTFVDSSGDSFTKLYNDLKDAQDRFTSTILDDLDRFDLNIAQYQNDTNGKMLDMENDIATLKKMIQFDYRSCGQVCSNLQEEVGKLKEQVDECTATCQAIHKKAEEGLSGSNKPLDGFTVFGGSSSGELKHLQGELSNIIVTFTSLNDSVKDLQESVEKHETDIHDLGTTKHKLISEINKLQEEVTDHIKDNTERFHVFQKEINSFGNMVIEESQECRRSSGGLEDRVSKLENVCIKLDTVSGSLHKIKESLNKHVSGLWNCVHEVNNTLRTHTAWFDKLHNKQLNSINGRLNTLNNSVLILSSEFQNFTIQDFMGPPGLPGPPGPIGKTGPQGPPGPQGPSGKDGAPGKEGPVGPPGLQGEQGPIGLPLDVLHISFSAALTYPLTEPGTIAFDKLLVNDGNAYDASSGIFTAPVAGRYFFSAILTGYKDDKIEAVLSKSNTGIARVDSAGYQPEGLEKKPLVEDKTPPGALAVFNIILQLTAGDTICIDLVTGRLAYSDEPLTIFNGILLYEGEADLE